In Ochrobactrum vermis, the following proteins share a genomic window:
- a CDS encoding GH36-type glycosyl hydrolase domain-containing protein has protein sequence MPELSSSLSKSTSTENKSPMPQSSMEPKSSEPDASGRIPPEQPSPIRALYKTEEELGALAAAVARGEDIPLPGYIAFPFDQRLSENGKLILHAYRASDAASRAGETITPAAQWLLDNHYQIDKNVQQARRDLPRRFIRQLPLYKAPVEKYEGMPRIFALAWLYVAHTDSNFSLKTLTAIVKGFQTVEPLKIGELWALPSAVRYFLIENARRLALRVDRARIMRNLANTAADRIVVAADGTELDSVLAQYADAARDSTFATHLLYRLRSSSTDTTAAASWLERILEQEGSNPEDAIVEEHARQSTGGVTMGNVIRSLKSIDDVDWETWFETVNEVDAILRDHSDFELLDFRSRNAYRVTIEKLARYSDMSEIDITWAALKLAEDGHRAEKAGHPEAEGKGAIAYYLSGEGREELEKVCGYKAPFGVKALRFYRGLGLFGLFIPTAIFTILILLLVNYCMSRAGLSTDLRTLFTLLAVFPAMDASYSLFNALVPWFVQPTRLIGFEYKEGLPAEACTLVAVPTFITSRDSIDEQIRNLEVHYLTNPRGEIYFALVSDWTDAKQEITPADMEIYEYAREEIAKLNEHYTGDDQPRFFLLHRRRLFNEKQNCWMGWERKRGKLHELNLLLRGDQDTSFFPADERLPKEIKYVMTLDADTRLTPESVTHLAGKLSHPLNRPVIDDKTGKVVRGYGILQPRVTPSLTTGDEASFLQRVFSVNRGIDPYVFAVSDTYQDLLGEGTFTGKGLYDIDAFEAALKGRVPENTLLSHDLLEGGYARAALVSDVEVVEDYPTGYNVDVSRHHRWARGDWQLLPWLFSASRGVSHITRWKMVDNLRRSLNPILWLIAAVVGWSVLPIGPAAVWQGFLILSMFVAPTFGIVTNLIPSNMDYSLKGHAQSVLTDIALGTADVALRTTFIAHSAFLMADAIARTVYRLFVSHRNLLEWRTAAQARTSPDTLLFYFQLMWPAIAIAGLAILFPLAAQSHAAMIAAPFAVIWFASPLIAWLVSRSAKPQDTLEVLSSDKSDLRRYARRTWRYFAEFANEENHHLPPDNFQEDPAPIVAQRTSPTNIGVYLLSVVAARDFGWIGFGETLDRVGATVDTLEKMEKYQGHLYNWYETNTLTPMRPLYVSAVDSGNLAGHLVTLSSALEEWAEAPSVYMQGDLDGILDVNDILEETIAKIPDDRRILRPLRRRLEERIANFRRAVISIKDEPETASFRTINLSLFATDIVRLMDELDGEIETPASAEAVEWARILVDTCKAHTDDSIGEHDTDALRERLRDLATRSRQLAFDMQFGFLERKERRLLSIGFRVQENELDESCYDLLASEARLASLFAIAKGDVPVEHWFKLGRLLVPVGWKGALLSWSGSMFEYLMPPLVMSEPLGSLLDQTNKLVVQRQIDYATSRGLPWGISEAAFNARDAHMNYQYSNFGVPNLGLQRGLSRNAVIAPYASLLAAQYQPAAAVANLKRLAKLGALGRYGFHDSVDFTPSRVREGELCAVVKNYYAHHHGMAIIAVNNVIFEGRMRERFHSDPVIEAAELLLQEKAPREIPMIYAKTENPMRVDSGGFDDAPMRIVDKPFKAPRTTHMMSNGQYALMVTANGSGYSRWHNWDVTRFHADASEDLQGTFLFLRDMESGYWWSATGEPVRNPEEETKTVFTEDKAEFYKTAGDIKTVMEVIVSSESDGEGRRLDIINTSARDRMIEVTSYAELVLTDSDSDAAHPAFAKMFVETEISDNGSTIYAKRRKRAPSDPDIHVAHFVTDLSGSIRETEVETDRRAFVGRGRSLRDAAAFDPGAKFTGSQGCVLDPIASVRTRVRVPAHKKVSLVFWTFAGGSRDAVEHAVALHRHPETFAREYSLSWTSSQVQLYHIGIKPAEAADYQKVAAYLLYPERTLRQPPETIASGLGKQSDLWPMSISGDYPIFALRIDNEADLDVLRGVLRAQEYWRSKGLTVDVVAVNERAFSYAQDTQRAIDWIVEGFRARGGGQPHIFAVRRDQMSDESYNTLLASARIVMHAQNGSLAEQLRRSEEITVDLAARDAKTAIAGQASGQNISAAGLAPVAIERGTEERRPLLTPAVKPAPGHPAPTGDDLRFWNGYGGFAEDGSYVVRINNRTTTPHPWINVIANPNFGFHVSAEGSAFTWAGNSRDYQLTPWANDPVTNRPGEAIYILDRETGRTFAPTASVLRDEAATYEARHGHGYSSFGAQHGELALDLTHIVDADKPVRLSRLTITNNGRSKRKLRVYGYVEWVLGSARSKNVPFIVPSQDEELGALFAGNPYHPDKSGQIAFFAATEKPQSVTADRSEFIGTTGSVDKPEIVLAGKALSGTVEAGRDPCAALALDIEVGPGEARELVFLLGNAADQRQAKALIAETRKASFGDKLAAAKRQWEGLFDRVQVKTPDPAFDLLVNGWLPYQAIACRIWARAAFYQASGAFGFRDQLQDTLSLLLIDPTLARAQILNAASRQFPEGDVQHWWLPATGAGVRTLISDDVVWLGYGASLYVETTGDRAILDEKLPFLEGRKLEEGEHDAFYQPEISEHTASLYEHCALALDLAVERTGKHGLPLILGGDWNDGMNLVGVKGEGESVWLGWFLAYTLGKFIPIAEARKDKKRVDIWKAHLESLTAALDRDGWDGQWYRRGFYDNGAPLGSKDSDECQIDAIAQSWSVLSGVADPKRAEQAMASLEKYLLDDEGELLRLFTPPFDVTIQEPGYIKGYPPGVRENGGQYTHGATWAIMALARMGKTAEAWRLFSLISPVSHGRNPDVYRVEPYVIAADIYSVEPRRGQGGWTWYTGSAGWFYRVATEGILGVTKRGDRLHLDPALPPEWDGYEAELRFGEALYRVKVVAGAKDKAVKLNGRKVSKPDEGVPIKPDGEHEIIVELPKQK, from the coding sequence ATGCCGGAATTGTCTTCTTCGCTCTCCAAATCAACCTCTACCGAGAATAAATCGCCGATGCCGCAATCTTCGATGGAACCCAAATCCAGCGAGCCCGATGCGTCGGGCCGGATTCCGCCTGAACAACCATCCCCGATCCGGGCCCTATACAAAACCGAGGAAGAGCTCGGCGCGCTTGCCGCTGCCGTAGCGCGCGGCGAAGACATTCCGCTGCCAGGCTATATTGCCTTCCCGTTCGATCAGCGCCTGTCCGAGAACGGCAAGCTGATCCTGCATGCCTATCGCGCATCCGATGCCGCGTCGCGTGCGGGGGAAACCATCACGCCAGCCGCTCAATGGCTGCTCGACAACCATTATCAGATCGACAAGAACGTGCAGCAGGCCCGTCGCGACCTGCCGCGCCGCTTCATCCGCCAGCTGCCGCTCTACAAGGCTCCGGTCGAAAAATATGAAGGTATGCCGCGCATCTTCGCGCTGGCCTGGCTTTATGTCGCTCATACGGACAGCAATTTCTCGCTGAAGACGCTGACGGCCATCGTCAAGGGTTTCCAGACTGTCGAACCGCTGAAGATCGGCGAATTGTGGGCGTTGCCGTCTGCGGTGCGCTATTTCCTGATCGAGAATGCACGCCGTCTGGCGCTGCGCGTTGATCGCGCGCGCATTATGCGCAATCTCGCCAATACGGCTGCCGACCGCATCGTGGTCGCTGCCGATGGAACCGAACTGGATTCGGTTCTGGCGCAATATGCCGATGCCGCCCGCGACAGCACGTTCGCGACCCACCTTCTTTATCGCCTGCGTTCCTCATCGACAGACACCACGGCTGCCGCGAGCTGGCTGGAACGGATTCTGGAGCAGGAAGGCAGCAATCCGGAAGACGCCATCGTCGAGGAACATGCCCGCCAGTCCACCGGCGGCGTCACGATGGGCAACGTCATCCGCAGCCTGAAATCCATTGACGACGTGGACTGGGAAACCTGGTTCGAAACCGTCAACGAGGTCGATGCGATCCTGCGCGACCACAGCGATTTCGAGCTGCTGGATTTCCGCTCCCGCAATGCCTATCGCGTGACCATCGAAAAGCTCGCCCGCTATTCGGACATGAGCGAAATCGATATCACCTGGGCAGCGCTCAAGCTGGCCGAGGATGGTCATCGTGCGGAAAAGGCAGGCCATCCCGAGGCGGAAGGCAAGGGCGCGATCGCCTATTACCTTTCCGGAGAAGGCCGCGAGGAACTGGAGAAAGTTTGCGGCTACAAGGCACCCTTCGGCGTCAAGGCGCTGCGCTTCTATCGCGGCCTTGGACTGTTCGGTCTGTTCATTCCAACCGCGATCTTCACGATCCTGATTCTGCTGCTCGTCAATTATTGCATGAGCCGCGCCGGTCTATCGACCGATCTGCGCACGCTGTTCACGCTTCTGGCCGTTTTCCCGGCAATGGATGCGTCCTATTCGCTGTTCAATGCGCTGGTGCCGTGGTTCGTCCAGCCGACACGGCTGATCGGTTTCGAATATAAGGAAGGCTTGCCCGCGGAAGCCTGCACGCTGGTTGCGGTGCCGACCTTCATCACCTCGCGTGATTCCATCGACGAGCAGATCCGCAATCTGGAAGTCCATTATCTCACCAATCCGCGTGGTGAAATCTACTTTGCGCTGGTCAGCGACTGGACCGATGCGAAGCAGGAAATCACGCCTGCGGATATGGAAATCTATGAATATGCCCGCGAGGAAATCGCCAAGCTCAACGAGCACTATACCGGCGACGACCAGCCGCGCTTTTTCCTCCTGCACCGCCGCCGCCTGTTCAACGAGAAACAGAATTGCTGGATGGGGTGGGAGCGCAAGCGCGGCAAGCTGCACGAGCTGAACCTGCTGCTGCGCGGCGATCAGGATACGAGTTTCTTTCCGGCGGACGAGCGCCTGCCGAAGGAAATCAAATATGTGATGACGCTGGACGCCGATACGCGTCTGACGCCGGAATCCGTCACGCATCTGGCCGGCAAGCTCAGCCATCCGCTGAACCGTCCCGTCATCGATGACAAGACCGGCAAGGTCGTGCGTGGTTACGGTATTCTCCAGCCGCGCGTCACGCCGTCGCTCACCACTGGCGACGAGGCGTCGTTCCTGCAGCGCGTCTTCTCGGTCAATCGCGGTATCGACCCTTACGTCTTTGCGGTGTCCGACACCTATCAGGATCTGCTTGGCGAAGGCACCTTCACCGGCAAGGGGCTTTACGACATCGACGCTTTCGAGGCGGCGTTGAAGGGCCGAGTGCCGGAAAACACGCTTCTCAGCCACGATCTTCTTGAAGGCGGCTATGCGCGTGCGGCACTGGTCAGCGACGTCGAAGTGGTCGAGGATTATCCGACCGGCTACAATGTCGACGTGTCGCGCCACCATCGCTGGGCACGCGGCGACTGGCAGCTTCTGCCATGGCTGTTTTCGGCGAGCCGTGGCGTCAGCCACATCACGCGCTGGAAGATGGTCGACAATCTGCGCCGCTCGCTCAATCCGATCCTGTGGCTGATTGCAGCCGTCGTTGGCTGGAGCGTGTTGCCGATCGGGCCTGCTGCCGTCTGGCAGGGCTTCCTTATTCTCTCCATGTTCGTCGCGCCGACATTCGGCATTGTTACCAATCTCATTCCATCGAACATGGACTATTCGCTGAAAGGTCATGCGCAGTCGGTGCTGACCGACATCGCACTTGGCACGGCTGACGTGGCGCTGCGCACCACCTTCATCGCCCACTCGGCATTCCTGATGGCCGATGCCATTGCGCGCACCGTCTATCGCCTGTTCGTTTCGCACCGCAATCTTCTGGAATGGCGCACGGCGGCGCAGGCGAGAACCTCTCCCGATACGTTGCTGTTCTATTTCCAGCTCATGTGGCCCGCCATAGCCATTGCGGGGCTGGCGATCCTCTTTCCGCTTGCCGCCCAAAGCCATGCGGCAATGATTGCGGCACCTTTTGCCGTCATCTGGTTTGCCTCGCCGCTGATTGCATGGCTGGTCAGCCGTTCTGCCAAGCCGCAGGACACGCTGGAAGTGCTTTCTTCCGACAAGTCCGATCTGCGCCGCTATGCGCGCCGGACCTGGCGTTACTTTGCCGAATTTGCAAATGAAGAAAACCATCATCTGCCGCCGGACAACTTCCAGGAGGATCCGGCGCCGATTGTCGCGCAACGCACGTCGCCGACCAATATCGGTGTCTATCTCCTGTCCGTCGTCGCCGCACGGGACTTCGGCTGGATTGGCTTCGGTGAAACGCTGGATCGCGTCGGGGCGACCGTCGATACGCTCGAGAAGATGGAGAAGTATCAGGGCCATCTCTACAACTGGTACGAGACCAACACGCTGACGCCGATGCGTCCGCTCTACGTCTCGGCGGTCGATAGCGGTAATCTTGCCGGGCATCTCGTCACCCTGTCGTCGGCACTGGAAGAATGGGCGGAAGCGCCGTCTGTCTACATGCAGGGCGATCTCGACGGCATTCTCGATGTCAACGACATTCTGGAAGAGACAATCGCGAAAATCCCCGATGACCGCCGGATCCTGCGTCCGTTGCGCCGTCGTCTGGAAGAGCGGATTGCCAATTTCCGTCGCGCCGTGATTTCCATCAAGGATGAGCCGGAAACGGCCTCCTTCCGCACGATCAACCTGTCGCTGTTCGCAACCGATATTGTTCGCCTGATGGACGAACTTGATGGCGAAATCGAAACACCGGCAAGTGCTGAAGCCGTGGAATGGGCGCGCATTCTGGTCGATACCTGCAAGGCGCATACCGATGATTCCATCGGCGAGCATGACACGGATGCGCTGCGTGAGCGTCTGCGTGATCTTGCTACCCGCTCGCGCCAGCTCGCATTCGACATGCAGTTCGGTTTCCTTGAACGGAAAGAACGTCGCCTTCTTTCTATCGGGTTCCGCGTGCAGGAAAACGAACTGGACGAAAGCTGCTACGATCTTCTGGCGTCGGAAGCACGTCTGGCGAGCCTGTTCGCCATTGCCAAGGGCGACGTGCCGGTCGAACATTGGTTCAAGCTTGGCCGCCTTCTGGTGCCGGTTGGCTGGAAGGGCGCTCTGCTCTCCTGGTCCGGCTCGATGTTCGAATATCTGATGCCGCCGCTGGTCATGTCCGAGCCGCTCGGTTCGCTGCTCGACCAGACCAACAAGCTCGTGGTGCAGCGCCAGATCGACTATGCGACCTCGCGCGGTCTGCCATGGGGTATTTCGGAAGCGGCGTTCAATGCGCGCGACGCGCATATGAACTACCAGTATTCCAACTTCGGTGTGCCGAATCTCGGCCTGCAGCGCGGCCTGTCGCGCAATGCGGTTATCGCACCCTATGCGAGCCTGCTTGCCGCGCAGTATCAGCCTGCGGCAGCCGTCGCAAACCTGAAGCGCCTTGCCAAGCTCGGCGCGCTCGGACGCTATGGCTTCCACGATTCGGTGGACTTCACGCCGTCGCGTGTTCGCGAAGGCGAACTCTGCGCAGTGGTGAAGAACTATTACGCCCACCATCATGGCATGGCGATCATCGCGGTCAACAACGTGATCTTCGAAGGCCGGATGCGCGAGCGTTTCCACTCCGATCCGGTGATCGAGGCTGCCGAACTGCTGCTGCAGGAAAAGGCACCGCGCGAAATCCCGATGATCTACGCCAAGACGGAAAATCCGATGCGCGTGGATTCCGGCGGCTTCGACGATGCGCCGATGCGGATCGTCGACAAGCCGTTCAAGGCACCGCGCACCACGCATATGATGTCGAACGGCCAATATGCGTTGATGGTGACGGCCAATGGCTCGGGCTATAGCCGCTGGCACAATTGGGACGTCACCCGCTTCCATGCCGACGCCTCGGAAGACCTTCAGGGTACGTTCCTGTTCCTGCGCGACATGGAAAGCGGCTATTGGTGGTCGGCGACCGGCGAGCCGGTCCGCAATCCGGAAGAAGAAACCAAGACGGTCTTCACCGAGGACAAGGCGGAATTCTACAAGACCGCCGGTGATATCAAGACCGTCATGGAAGTGATTGTGTCGTCGGAGTCCGACGGTGAAGGCCGCAGGCTCGACATCATCAACACGTCTGCCCGCGACCGTATGATCGAGGTTACCTCCTATGCGGAGCTGGTGCTGACCGATAGCGACAGCGATGCCGCCCATCCGGCCTTTGCCAAGATGTTCGTGGAAACCGAAATCTCCGATAACGGTTCCACCATCTATGCCAAGCGCCGCAAGCGCGCGCCGTCCGATCCGGATATTCACGTTGCGCATTTCGTGACCGATCTTTCCGGCTCGATCCGCGAAACGGAAGTCGAAACTGACCGCCGCGCCTTTGTCGGGCGTGGCCGCAGCTTGCGCGATGCGGCGGCCTTCGATCCGGGTGCCAAATTCACCGGCAGCCAGGGCTGCGTACTCGACCCGATTGCATCGGTGCGCACACGTGTCCGTGTTCCGGCGCACAAGAAGGTGAGCCTCGTTTTCTGGACCTTCGCAGGCGGTAGCCGCGATGCGGTGGAGCATGCCGTGGCGCTTCATCGCCACCCCGAAACCTTCGCCCGCGAATATTCGCTGTCGTGGACCAGTTCGCAGGTGCAGCTCTACCATATCGGTATCAAGCCTGCGGAAGCAGCCGATTATCAGAAGGTTGCCGCCTATCTGCTCTATCCCGAGCGGACGCTGCGCCAGCCGCCGGAAACCATCGCCAGCGGCCTCGGCAAGCAGTCCGATCTGTGGCCGATGTCGATTTCCGGCGACTATCCGATCTTTGCGCTGCGCATCGATAACGAGGCTGATCTTGACGTATTGCGCGGTGTGCTGCGCGCGCAGGAATACTGGCGCAGCAAGGGCCTCACGGTCGATGTCGTGGCGGTTAACGAGCGTGCCTTCTCCTATGCGCAGGACACCCAGCGCGCCATCGACTGGATCGTTGAAGGTTTCCGGGCCCGTGGCGGCGGTCAGCCGCACATCTTCGCGGTTCGTCGTGACCAGATGAGCGACGAAAGCTACAACACGCTGCTCGCTTCGGCCCGCATCGTCATGCATGCGCAGAACGGCTCGCTGGCCGAACAACTGCGCCGCAGCGAGGAAATTACCGTCGATCTGGCGGCACGTGATGCCAAAACCGCAATTGCCGGTCAGGCGTCCGGCCAGAATATCAGTGCCGCAGGACTGGCACCTGTCGCCATCGAGCGCGGAACGGAAGAACGCCGCCCGTTGCTTACACCGGCGGTCAAGCCGGCACCGGGGCATCCTGCTCCGACCGGTGACGATCTCCGCTTCTGGAACGGCTATGGTGGCTTTGCCGAGGATGGCAGCTATGTGGTGCGCATCAACAACCGCACCACCACGCCGCATCCGTGGATCAATGTGATCGCCAATCCGAATTTCGGTTTCCATGTCTCGGCGGAAGGTTCGGCCTTCACCTGGGCAGGCAACAGCCGCGATTACCAGCTCACCCCATGGGCGAACGATCCGGTCACGAACCGTCCGGGCGAGGCGATCTATATTCTCGACCGTGAAACGGGCCGCACCTTTGCGCCGACGGCAAGCGTGCTGCGCGACGAGGCGGCGACCTATGAAGCGCGCCATGGCCACGGCTATTCGAGCTTCGGGGCACAGCATGGCGAGCTGGCGCTCGATCTCACCCACATCGTGGATGCGGACAAGCCGGTGCGCCTGTCGCGCCTTACCATCACCAATAACGGGCGCTCCAAGCGCAAGCTGCGCGTCTATGGTTATGTCGAATGGGTGCTGGGCAGTGCCCGGTCCAAGAATGTGCCTTTCATCGTACCGTCGCAGGACGAGGAACTGGGCGCGCTCTTTGCGGGCAATCCGTATCATCCGGACAAGTCCGGGCAGATCGCCTTCTTTGCAGCAACCGAGAAGCCGCAATCCGTCACGGCCGACCGCAGCGAGTTCATCGGCACCACCGGTTCGGTGGACAAGCCGGAGATCGTTCTGGCTGGCAAGGCGCTTTCGGGTACGGTCGAAGCAGGGCGCGATCCATGTGCCGCGCTCGCTCTCGATATCGAGGTGGGTCCAGGCGAAGCGCGTGAACTTGTCTTCCTGCTCGGCAATGCTGCCGATCAGAGACAGGCAAAGGCTCTGATCGCCGAGACCCGCAAGGCTTCGTTCGGCGACAAGCTTGCTGCCGCCAAGCGCCAGTGGGAAGGTCTGTTCGACCGCGTTCAGGTGAAAACGCCAGACCCGGCTTTCGACCTTCTGGTCAATGGCTGGCTGCCCTATCAGGCAATTGCCTGCCGTATCTGGGCACGTGCTGCCTTCTATCAGGCAAGTGGTGCGTTCGGCTTCCGTGATCAGTTGCAGGACACGCTGTCGCTGCTTCTCATCGATCCGACGCTTGCCCGTGCGCAGATCCTCAATGCCGCATCGCGCCAGTTTCCGGAAGGCGATGTCCAGCATTGGTGGCTACCGGCAACGGGAGCGGGTGTTCGCACGCTGATCTCGGACGATGTTGTCTGGCTTGGCTATGGCGCTTCGCTTTATGTCGAGACGACGGGCGACCGTGCGATCCTCGATGAAAAGCTGCCGTTCCTCGAAGGACGCAAGCTGGAAGAGGGCGAACATGACGCCTTCTATCAGCCGGAAATCTCCGAGCACACGGCAAGCCTCTATGAGCATTGCGCCCTGGCGCTCGATCTTGCTGTCGAGCGGACCGGCAAGCACGGCCTGCCGCTGATCCTGGGCGGCGACTGGAATGACGGCATGAATCTTGTTGGCGTGAAGGGCGAGGGCGAGAGTGTGTGGCTCGGCTGGTTCCTCGCCTATACGCTGGGCAAGTTCATCCCGATTGCCGAAGCGCGCAAGGACAAGAAGCGCGTCGATATCTGGAAAGCCCATCTGGAAAGCCTGACGGCCGCACTCGACCGCGATGGCTGGGATGGCCAGTGGTATCGCCGCGGTTTCTACGATAACGGCGCGCCGCTCGGCTCGAAGGACAGCGATGAATGCCAGATCGACGCCATTGCGCAGTCGTGGAGCGTGCTGTCCGGCGTTGCCGATCCGAAACGCGCCGAACAGGCGATGGCCTCGCTCGAAAAATACCTGCTGGATGACGAAGGCGAATTGCTGCGTCTCTTCACGCCGCCTTTCGACGTGACCATTCAGGAGCCGGGTTACATCAAGGGCTATCCGCCGGGCGTTCGCGAGAATGGCGGCCAGTATACCCATGGTGCGACCTGGGCCATCATGGCGCTTGCCCGTATGGGCAAGACAGCAGAAGCATGGCGCTTGTTCTCGCTGATCAGCCCGGTCAGCCATGGCCGCAACCCGGATGTCTACCGTGTGGAGCCCTATGTGATCGCAGCCGACATCTATTCCGTCGAGCCGCGTCGCGGACAGGGCGGCTGGACCTGGTATACGGGTTCCGCTGGCTGGTTCTACCGCGTTGCGACGGAGGGTATCCTCGGCGTCACCAAACGTGGTGACAGGCTGCATCTCGACCCGGCCTTGCCGCCGGAATGGGACGGCTATGAAGCAGAGCTCCGCTTCGGCGAAGCGCTTTATCGCGTGAAGGTCGTGGCCGGTGCTAAAGACAAGGCCGTAAAGCTCAATGGCCGCAAGGTTAGCAAGCCGGATGAAGGTGTGCCGATCAAACCTGATGGCGAACACGAAATCATCGTAGAGCTTCCCAAACAGAAGTGA